In Campylobacter concisus, the following are encoded in one genomic region:
- a CDS encoding GNAT family N-acetyltransferase, whose product MIERANLSDLEAITQIYNDYILDRSATADMQPVSTKEREPWFNAHGSSRPIFIYKENDEILGYCSLSDFNPKIAYDISVEISIYVAKKALKWGIGKQLLAHSLNEARELNLKNIIALIFSKNKASLGLFLKFGFEKWGELPGVCLMDGEHKDVVILGLKL is encoded by the coding sequence TTGATCGAGCGAGCAAATTTAAGCGACCTTGAAGCAATCACGCAAATTTACAATGACTACATTTTAGATAGAAGTGCGACTGCTGATATGCAGCCAGTTAGCACAAAGGAGCGAGAGCCTTGGTTTAACGCCCACGGCAGCTCGCGCCCTATCTTTATCTACAAAGAAAATGATGAAATTTTAGGCTACTGCTCACTGAGTGACTTTAATCCAAAAATCGCTTACGATATAAGCGTAGAGATAAGCATCTATGTCGCTAAAAAGGCTCTTAAATGGGGCATCGGCAAACAGCTTTTAGCCCACAGCCTAAATGAAGCTAGAGAGCTAAATTTAAAAAACATCATCGCACTAATCTTTAGCAAAAACAAAGCAAGCCTTGGGCTGTTTTTGAAATTTGGCTTTGAAAAATGGGGCGAACTGCCTGGCGTTTGCCTGATGGATGGCGAGCACAAAGATGTCGTTATCTTGGGACTAAAGCTCTAA
- a CDS encoding M48 family metallopeptidase has protein sequence MKNFILTLLVSSLLFTGCSSVTKAGVVGADRKQFMLVSSEAMEQSSAQAYVKTLTAARSKGELNVDPILTKRVQDIAKRLIAQTGVFRDDALKWKWQVNVINEDTLNAWCMPGGRIVVYSGIIKRLNLTDAQLAAVMGHEIAHALREHSREQASADQMKSIGIFAIATATGLGDLGANALNLASEYTISLPFSRSHETEADHIGTELMARAGYDPKEAVEVWVKMSKMSGGKVPEILSTHPSNESRIKDLKEIAAKLEPIYQVAKRS, from the coding sequence ATGAAAAATTTTATACTTACTTTATTAGTGTCCAGTTTGCTCTTCACTGGCTGCTCAAGCGTTACAAAAGCAGGCGTTGTTGGTGCTGATCGTAAGCAATTTATGCTAGTCTCATCAGAAGCTATGGAGCAAAGCTCAGCCCAAGCCTATGTCAAGACGCTAACAGCTGCTAGAAGTAAAGGCGAGCTAAACGTCGATCCGATCCTTACAAAAAGAGTTCAAGATATCGCTAAAAGACTCATCGCTCAAACTGGTGTTTTTAGAGATGATGCTCTAAAATGGAAGTGGCAAGTAAATGTCATTAACGAGGATACGCTAAATGCTTGGTGTATGCCAGGTGGCAGGATAGTCGTTTATAGTGGCATCATAAAAAGGCTAAATTTAACAGATGCACAGCTAGCTGCAGTCATGGGGCACGAGATCGCACACGCTCTTAGGGAGCACAGCAGAGAGCAAGCAAGTGCTGATCAGATGAAAAGCATAGGTATCTTTGCAATAGCTACAGCTACTGGCCTTGGCGATCTTGGAGCTAATGCTTTAAATTTAGCTAGCGAATACACCATATCTCTGCCGTTTTCTCGCTCGCATGAGACCGAGGCTGATCACATCGGTACTGAGCTAATGGCAAGAGCTGGATACGATCCAAAAGAAGCGGTCGAAGTCTGGGTAAAAATGAGCAAGATGAGTGGCGGAAAGGTGCCTGAAATTTTAAGCACACACCCATCAAACGAGAGTAGGATAAAAGATCTAAAAGAGATCGCAGCAAAGCTTGAGCCGATCTATCAAGTAGCTAAAAGAAGCTAG